A section of the Clostridium sp. TW13 genome encodes:
- a CDS encoding CotS family spore coat protein has protein sequence MPMKEQNIQKFNLSQEEIIKNILPEFNVFNSTIEEIKVKNTDKQRAVYKIESQDNTLFCLKKVYYNEKDLLFIYSVVEWLYRNGIHVARFLPSKNGSRFVNYNSMLFILTPWIHGEKCDYDSMDTLINVTKTLAKLHKCSENFTPIHGSNFKTGYDDLYISLGKHLEQLLNCYNKAVITNDTFSSMFLSTFEINLQLAKKAFNLAASINVDNLSRSICHGDYVNKNILIDSNGETCIIDFDKCCIDFSAHDIGYFFRRLLRRDNTNWNLDLTQNCLAAYNSIKKLNQDDLAYVLAYILFPQKYWRLSRDYYNNLNKVNKISFCNLMRKINDKAESQFDFMCKISHDLLN, from the coding sequence ATGCCTATGAAAGAACAAAATATACAAAAATTCAATTTATCTCAGGAAGAAATAATTAAAAATATATTACCTGAATTTAATGTTTTTAATTCAACTATAGAAGAAATTAAAGTAAAAAATACTGATAAGCAAAGGGCTGTTTACAAAATTGAATCTCAAGATAACACTTTGTTTTGCCTAAAAAAAGTATACTATAATGAAAAAGACTTGCTTTTTATTTATTCAGTAGTGGAATGGCTATATAGAAATGGCATTCATGTAGCAAGATTTTTACCTTCAAAGAATGGAAGTAGATTTGTAAATTATAATTCAATGCTTTTTATATTAACCCCATGGATTCACGGTGAAAAGTGTGACTATGATTCCATGGATACTTTGATAAATGTTACAAAAACTCTAGCTAAGCTTCACAAATGTTCAGAAAATTTCACTCCAATACATGGTAGTAATTTTAAAACCGGATATGATGATTTATACATATCCCTTGGGAAACATCTTGAACAACTATTGAATTGTTATAATAAAGCTGTCATTACCAATGATACCTTTTCCTCTATGTTTCTATCTACTTTTGAAATAAACTTACAATTAGCAAAAAAAGCATTTAATCTAGCTGCTTCAATAAATGTAGACAATCTATCTCGTTCAATATGTCATGGTGATTATGTAAATAAGAATATTTTAATAGATTCAAATGGTGAAACTTGCATCATAGATTTTGACAAATGTTGTATAGATTTTTCAGCTCACGATATAGGTTATTTCTTTAGAAGATTATTAAGACGGGACAATACTAATTGGAATCTGGATCTTACTCAAAATTGTCTAGCTGCTTACAATTCAATAAAGAAACTTAATCAAGATGACTTAGCTTATGTATTAGCTTATATTTTATTTCCTCAAAAATATTGGCGTCTTAGTAGAGATTACTATAATAATCTCAATAAAGTAAATAAAATATCATTTTGCAATTTAATGCGAAAAATAAA
- a CDS encoding deoxyguanosinetriphosphate triphosphohydrolase, giving the protein MNIREKNQSLEELTLIKEAKCSKDTLGRVFKEQEDDIRTVFMVDRDRIIHCKSFRRLKHKTQVFIKTSGDHYRTRLTHTIEVSQIARTIAVGIRVNEYLAEAIAMGHDLGHVAFAHTGESVLNSMLKDGFRHNEQSVRIVSKLENDGKGLNLTREVIDGILNHSGFSNEFSEAKTLEGQIVRFSDKIAYVNHDIDDSIRAGLLSEEELPKDIVEILGKSNSERIDTLVHDLVNNTIRNIENNEVKVSLSKEKGEALAELRKFMFKNIYLGDILDIERKKASFVIENVVKYYFVHPEQMPLIYRNIAEEEGIERGVADYIAGMSDDYCLSTFNKIYVPKIVVY; this is encoded by the coding sequence ATGAATATAAGAGAGAAAAATCAAAGTTTAGAAGAGTTGACATTGATTAAAGAGGCTAAATGTTCAAAGGACACCTTAGGTAGAGTGTTTAAGGAACAGGAAGATGATATAAGAACTGTCTTTATGGTGGATAGGGACAGAATTATTCATTGCAAATCTTTTAGAAGGTTGAAACATAAGACTCAAGTATTTATAAAAACTTCTGGCGACCATTATAGAACGAGACTTACTCATACTATTGAAGTATCACAAATTGCAAGAACTATAGCTGTAGGAATCAGAGTTAATGAATATCTAGCAGAAGCAATTGCCATGGGGCATGATTTAGGGCATGTAGCTTTTGCACATACAGGAGAAAGTGTATTAAATAGTATGCTTAAAGATGGATTCAGGCATAATGAGCAGAGTGTAAGAATAGTATCTAAATTGGAGAATGATGGAAAAGGTCTGAATTTAACAAGAGAAGTTATAGACGGAATACTCAATCATAGTGGATTTAGCAATGAATTTTCTGAAGCTAAGACTTTGGAAGGACAAATTGTTAGATTTAGTGATAAGATTGCATACGTAAATCATGATATTGATGATTCTATTAGAGCTGGTTTACTATCAGAAGAAGAATTACCTAAAGATATAGTAGAGATTTTGGGGAAAAGTAATAGTGAAAGAATAGACACTTTAGTTCATGACTTAGTTAATAATACTATTAGAAATATAGAAAATAATGAGGTTAAAGTATCCTTAAGCAAAGAAAAAGGAGAAGCTTTAGCTGAACTTAGAAAATTTATGTTTAAAAATATTTATCTTGGGGATATCTTAGATATAGAAAGAAAAAAGGCTAGTTTTGTTATTGAAAATGTGGTAAAATATTATTTCGTCCATCCTGAGCAAATGCCACTAATTTATAGGAATATAGCTGAAGAAGAAGGAATAGAGCGAGGAGTTGCAGACTACATAGCAGGAATGAGCGATGATTATTGTCTTAGCACATTTAATAAAATTTATGTACCTAAAATTGTGGTATATTAG
- the dnaG gene encoding DNA primase encodes MQIPEEIIERIKEENDIVDIVSEVVKLKRAGRNYSGLCPFHHEKTPSFSVSPDKQIYKCFGCGEAGNTISFVMKTRNIGFVDAAIYLAERANIPLNLDEGKNKKLIQKKDLIIKVNTDAARFYFSNLRKNSAAKEYFMRRGINEKTINRFGLGFSMNNWGTLLTYLRGKGYKDQTIIEAGLAIKSERGTVFDRFRNRVMFPVFDYKGKVIGFGGRVLDDSKPKYLNSPETPVFNKGFNLYGLNYAIKNGLPEKYFIIVEGYMDCISLQQYGISNTVASLGTALTINQARLLKRYAEKVIISYDADLAGQKATLRGLDILRDVGFDVRVLTVPQGKDPDEFIRSNGKEAFMKLIENAIPLIEYRLLKAKEGIDFKDNTKVIEYGERVTEILANLNPVEKDVYIKKISEETGLREQSIYDMLSKKMTNSLGNLELENNNTKNGTKLYVEPAYVKAERSILKLMLQKEYYSNIIQYIEEGDFAMKSHDELYRIIKELVDNKEENLESKIEFKCQSPEILKEWISIKELVLVVNENDVLQEINDYMYEIKKFKLQEERKKIMKQLKQCEENNLFEESLNLVKAKKEIDMKLKNLNRS; translated from the coding sequence TTGCAAATTCCAGAAGAAATTATTGAAAGAATAAAAGAAGAAAATGATATAGTTGATATAGTTTCTGAGGTAGTTAAGCTAAAAAGAGCCGGAAGAAACTATTCAGGTCTTTGTCCTTTTCATCATGAGAAAACGCCATCCTTTAGCGTATCTCCAGATAAGCAAATTTATAAGTGTTTTGGATGTGGAGAAGCAGGAAATACAATTTCGTTTGTTATGAAAACAAGAAATATAGGATTTGTTGATGCAGCAATATACTTAGCTGAAAGAGCAAACATACCATTAAATCTTGATGAAGGGAAAAATAAAAAATTAATCCAGAAAAAAGATTTAATAATTAAGGTCAACACGGATGCAGCTAGATTTTATTTTTCTAATCTTAGAAAGAATTCTGCAGCAAAAGAATATTTTATGAGAAGAGGAATAAATGAAAAAACTATTAATAGATTTGGTTTAGGCTTTTCAATGAATAATTGGGGTACGTTATTAACGTATTTGAGAGGAAAAGGATACAAAGACCAAACTATTATAGAAGCAGGATTAGCTATAAAAAGTGAAAGAGGCACCGTTTTTGATAGATTTAGAAATAGAGTGATGTTTCCTGTTTTTGATTACAAAGGAAAAGTAATAGGTTTTGGAGGAAGAGTTTTAGATGATTCTAAACCTAAATACTTAAATTCACCGGAAACGCCTGTGTTTAATAAAGGCTTCAATCTTTATGGACTTAATTATGCTATAAAAAATGGATTGCCAGAAAAGTATTTTATAATAGTAGAAGGATATATGGATTGTATATCTTTGCAACAATATGGCATTTCTAATACAGTAGCATCCCTTGGTACGGCTCTTACTATTAATCAAGCTAGATTATTAAAGCGTTATGCTGAAAAAGTTATAATATCTTATGATGCAGATTTAGCTGGACAGAAGGCCACATTAAGAGGATTAGACATATTAAGAGATGTTGGGTTTGATGTTAGAGTACTTACAGTACCTCAAGGTAAAGATCCTGATGAGTTCATTAGAAGTAATGGTAAAGAAGCGTTTATGAAACTTATTGAGAATGCTATACCTTTAATTGAATATAGGCTTCTCAAAGCAAAGGAAGGTATTGACTTTAAAGACAATACTAAAGTAATTGAGTATGGGGAAAGGGTTACTGAGATTTTAGCAAATTTGAATCCAGTGGAAAAAGATGTTTATATAAAAAAGATATCAGAGGAAACTGGATTAAGAGAACAATCAATATATGATATGTTATCTAAAAAAATGACAAATTCTTTAGGAAACTTAGAATTAGAGAATAATAATACAAAAAATGGAACAAAATTATATGTGGAGCCTGCTTATGTTAAGGCTGAAAGAAGTATATTAAAATTAATGCTTCAAAAAGAATATTATAGTAATATTATACAATATATCGAAGAAGGCGACTTTGCAATGAAGTCCCATGATGAGTTATATAGAATAATTAAGGAACTTGTAGATAATAAAGAAGAAAACTTGGAATCAAAGATAGAGTTTAAATGCCAAAGTCCTGAGATATTAAAAGAATGGATATCAATTAAAGAGTTAGTGTTGGTTGTCAATGAGAATGATGTTTTGCAGGAAATTAATGATTATATGTATGAAATAAAAAAGTTTAAGCTTCAAGAAGAAAGAAAGAAAATTATGAAGCAACTTAAACAGTGTGAAGAAAATAATTTATTTGAGGAATCATTAAATCTTGTTAAGGCTAAAAAAGAAATTGATATGAAGTTAAAAAACTTGAACAGAAGTTAA